A window of the Brumimicrobium sp. genome harbors these coding sequences:
- a CDS encoding YihY/virulence factor BrkB family protein — protein sequence MFSKNKEEGRSLSWQELFELGKESIQQFLLGDSFMHGAALAYYAVFALIPIIYLAISFFGLIVGQDRIIEIAGELIKNNMGIVDISTLTELMYKAGLGGGSTTFYRAIGIIAVIFTSTAMFNSLSKSINVFYGIKITKKHRAFLNQLLKRLISFGVMAALASTVIILYFAQSLLIAFSTELLSYIGIEKGFVSSLIEHLSIIFINFIGFMMIFKYVHDARVSWKLAMTGAFFTAILLYFGQLLINYYLINYFYANNIGIAGTILIILSWIFYTSQIIFIGATYTSFYAKKSGNPILPK from the coding sequence ATGTTTAGCAAAAATAAAGAAGAAGGAAGAAGTTTATCTTGGCAAGAATTATTTGAACTTGGCAAAGAAAGTATCCAACAGTTTTTATTAGGAGACAGTTTCATGCATGGAGCAGCTCTGGCATATTATGCCGTGTTTGCATTAATCCCGATTATTTATTTAGCTATCTCTTTCTTTGGACTCATTGTAGGGCAAGATAGGATTATAGAAATAGCAGGTGAGCTCATTAAAAATAATATGGGAATTGTTGATATTTCTACACTTACCGAATTAATGTATAAAGCAGGTTTAGGAGGAGGAAGCACCACATTTTATAGAGCAATTGGTATTATAGCGGTTATATTTACCTCTACAGCTATGTTTAATTCGCTTAGTAAGAGTATCAATGTGTTTTATGGAATTAAAATAACTAAGAAACACCGCGCTTTCTTAAACCAATTATTAAAGAGATTGATATCTTTTGGTGTAATGGCAGCACTAGCTTCTACAGTCATTATCCTTTATTTTGCACAATCGCTGCTGATAGCCTTCAGTACTGAATTGCTTTCCTACATTGGGATTGAAAAAGGTTTCGTTTCATCTTTAATAGAACATCTATCCATTATCTTTATCAATTTTATTGGATTTATGATGATATTTAAATATGTGCATGATGCTAGAGTATCATGGAAACTAGCTATGACTGGCGCCTTCTTTACAGCCATTCTACTATATTTTGGTCAGTTGCTCATCAACTATTATCTAATAAATTATTTTTATGCTAATAATATTGGTATTGCAGGAACTATTTTGATAATTCTTTCGTGGATATTTTATACTTCTCAGATTATTTTTATTGGAGCAACCTATACGTCGTTTTATGCGAAGAAATCGGGAAATCCTATCTTGCCCAAATAA